The Kluyvera intermedia genome window below encodes:
- a CDS encoding ABC transporter ATP-binding protein, with protein MSLISMHGAWLSFSDAPLLNNAELHIEDNERVCLVGRNGAGKSTLMKILNRELGLDDGRIIYEQDLVVARLQQDPPRNVEGSVYDFVAEGIAEQAVYLKRYHDISHLVITDPSDKNLQELANVQEQLDNHGLWQLESRINEVLEQLGLQADTELASLSGGWLRKAALGRALVSAPRVLLLDEPTNHLDIETIDWLEGFLKSFKGTIIFISHDRSFIRNMATRIVDLDRGKLVTYPGNYDQYLLEKEEALRVEELQNAEFDRKLAQEEVWIRQGIKARRTRNEGRVRALKAMRNERSARREVMGSAKMQVEEASRSGKIVFEMEDVNYQVDGKVLVKDFSAQVQRSDKIAMIGPNGCGKTTLLKLMLGQLQADSGRIHVGTKLEVAYFDQHRAELDPDKTVMDNLAEGKQEVMVNGKPRHVLGYLQDFLFHPKRAMTPVRALSGGERNRLLLARLFLKPSNLLILDEPTNDLDVETLELLEELIDGYQGTVLLVSHDRQFVDNTVTECWIFEGNGRIGRYVGGYHDARGQQAQSQSHQQAAVKKTAEVVQPKAETVKRGGSKLSYNLQRELEQLPQKLETLEAELEILQSQVADASFFSQPHDHTQKVLADMAQAEKALEEAFERWEYLEALKNGA; from the coding sequence ATGTCATTAATTAGTATGCATGGCGCCTGGCTGTCGTTCAGCGATGCGCCACTTCTCAATAATGCCGAATTGCATATTGAAGATAACGAGCGAGTTTGTCTGGTAGGCCGTAACGGTGCGGGCAAGTCAACGCTGATGAAAATCCTTAACCGCGAACTGGGGCTGGATGACGGGCGTATCATCTACGAACAAGATCTGGTCGTGGCGCGTCTGCAACAAGATCCACCGCGTAACGTTGAGGGCAGCGTCTACGATTTCGTCGCTGAAGGGATTGCGGAACAAGCGGTGTACCTCAAGCGTTATCACGATATCTCGCATCTGGTGATCACTGACCCGAGTGATAAAAATCTGCAAGAACTGGCGAACGTTCAGGAGCAATTGGACAACCACGGCCTGTGGCAGCTAGAAAGTCGCATTAACGAAGTTCTGGAACAGTTAGGGCTGCAAGCGGATACCGAACTGGCATCGTTGTCTGGCGGTTGGCTGCGTAAAGCGGCGCTGGGGCGTGCGCTTGTCAGTGCACCACGCGTGCTGCTGCTTGACGAACCGACGAACCACTTGGATATCGAAACTATCGACTGGCTGGAAGGCTTCCTGAAATCCTTCAAGGGCACGATCATTTTCATCTCTCACGACCGTTCATTCATCCGCAATATGGCGACCCGTATTGTCGATCTCGATCGTGGGAAGCTTGTGACCTATCCGGGCAACTACGACCAGTATCTGTTGGAGAAAGAAGAAGCGTTGCGCGTTGAAGAACTGCAAAACGCTGAATTCGATCGCAAGCTGGCGCAGGAAGAAGTGTGGATCCGTCAGGGGATCAAAGCGCGTCGTACACGTAACGAAGGACGCGTCCGCGCGCTGAAAGCGATGCGTAATGAACGCAGCGCTCGCCGTGAAGTGATGGGCAGCGCGAAGATGCAGGTTGAAGAGGCATCCCGCTCCGGCAAAATCGTCTTTGAAATGGAAGACGTGAATTACCAGGTTGATGGCAAGGTGCTGGTTAAAGACTTCTCCGCACAAGTGCAGCGTAGCGATAAAATCGCCATGATCGGCCCGAACGGCTGTGGTAAAACCACGTTGCTGAAGCTGATGTTAGGTCAATTGCAGGCCGATAGCGGACGTATTCATGTGGGTACCAAGCTGGAAGTGGCTTACTTCGATCAGCACCGCGCAGAGTTGGATCCGGACAAAACGGTCATGGATAACCTGGCGGAAGGTAAGCAAGAAGTGATGGTGAACGGCAAGCCGCGCCATGTTCTGGGCTACCTGCAAGACTTCTTGTTCCATCCTAAACGGGCAATGACGCCGGTGCGCGCACTGTCTGGTGGTGAACGTAACCGTCTGCTGTTGGCGCGTCTGTTCCTGAAACCTAGCAACCTGTTGATTCTCGATGAACCAACCAACGACCTGGATGTCGAAACGCTCGAACTTCTGGAAGAGCTTATCGACGGCTATCAGGGCACCGTGTTGCTGGTAAGCCACGATCGTCAATTCGTGGATAATACCGTGACCGAATGCTGGATCTTCGAAGGCAATGGACGCATTGGTCGCTATGTCGGGGGGTATCACGATGCCCGCGGGCAACAGGCACAATCGCAGTCGCATCAACAAGCGGCGGTGAAAAAAACTGCGGAAGTTGTTCAACCAAAAGCAGAAACTGTCAAACGCGGTGGTAGCAAACTAAGCTATAACCTGCAACGCGAACTGGAACAGCTGCCGCAAAAGCTGGAAACGCTGGAAGCGGAGCTTGAAATATTACAGTCGCAGGTTGCTGATGCCTCATTCTTTAGCCAGCCTCATGACCATACCCAAAAGGTATTGGCTGATATGGCACAGGCGGAAAAGGCATTGGAAGAAGCGTTTGAACGTTGGGAATATCTGGAAGCGTTGAAAAACGGCGCCTGA
- the rmf gene encoding ribosome modulation factor produces the protein MKRQKRDRLDRAHQRGYQAGITGRSKEMCPYQTINQRSYWLGGWREAMEDRAVVA, from the coding sequence ATGAAGAGACAAAAACGAGATCGCCTGGATCGGGCACATCAACGCGGATATCAGGCCGGTATTACCGGACGGTCGAAAGAAATGTGTCCTTACCAGACTATTAACCAGAGGTCTTACTGGCTGGGAGGCTGGCGAGAAGCCATGGAGGACAGGGCAGTCGTTGCCTGA
- the pqiA gene encoding membrane integrity-associated transporter subunit PqiA, with the protein MCEQHHAAQHILCSQCDMLVALPHLEHRHKANCPRCGTTLTTAWDEPRRRPTAYVLVALFMLLLANLFPFINMNVAGVSSEVELLEIPSVMFSEDYASLGTFFLLFVQLVPAFCLITILLLVNRVPMPYRLKTFLARILFALKTWGMAEIFLAGVLVSFVKLMAYGDVGVGSSFLPWCLFCLLQLRTFQCVDRRWLWDDIGPMPTLSQPLKPGITGLRQGLRSCSCCTAILPADKLECPRCHSKGHARRKNSLQWTMALLVTSILLYVPANILPIMITDLLGDKMPSTIIAGVILLWSEGSYPVAMVIFIASILVPTLKMIAIAWLCLDANGLKRRNRDSERMHLIYEVVEFVGRWSMIDVFVIAVLSALVRIGGLMNIYPAIGALMFALVVIMTMFSATTFDPRLSWDREPESSHEES; encoded by the coding sequence ATGTGCGAACAACATCATGCTGCGCAGCATATTCTGTGTTCACAGTGTGACATGCTGGTGGCGTTGCCGCACCTCGAGCACCGACATAAGGCAAACTGCCCACGCTGTGGTACAACACTGACCACCGCGTGGGATGAACCCAGACGTCGCCCCACGGCGTACGTTCTGGTGGCGCTTTTTATGCTACTGCTGGCCAACCTGTTTCCGTTCATCAACATGAACGTGGCAGGGGTCAGCAGTGAAGTGGAGTTGCTGGAAATCCCCAGCGTCATGTTCTCCGAAGACTACGCCAGCCTTGGCACTTTTTTCCTGCTGTTCGTTCAGTTGGTGCCCGCGTTTTGTCTTATCACCATCTTGCTACTGGTTAATCGCGTGCCGATGCCTTATCGGCTAAAAACGTTTCTGGCGCGGATTCTGTTCGCGCTCAAAACGTGGGGGATGGCTGAAATCTTCCTCGCTGGCGTTCTGGTGAGCTTTGTGAAGCTGATGGCTTATGGCGATGTGGGGGTGGGCAGCAGTTTCCTGCCGTGGTGTCTCTTTTGTTTGCTGCAATTACGGACCTTCCAGTGCGTCGATCGCCGCTGGCTGTGGGATGATATCGGCCCGATGCCAACGTTGTCGCAGCCGCTAAAGCCCGGAATCACCGGTCTGCGTCAGGGGTTACGTTCTTGCTCGTGTTGCACCGCCATTCTGCCTGCTGACAAGCTTGAGTGCCCGCGCTGCCACAGCAAAGGTCATGCGCGGCGCAAAAACAGCCTGCAATGGACGATGGCCCTGCTGGTGACGTCAATTCTGCTTTATGTTCCCGCCAATATCCTGCCGATTATGATTACCGATCTGCTGGGTGACAAAATGCCCTCAACCATTATCGCTGGGGTGATTTTGCTGTGGAGTGAAGGGTCGTACCCGGTGGCAATGGTGATTTTTATCGCTAGTATCCTCGTGCCGACCTTAAAGATGATTGCCATTGCCTGGCTATGCCTGGATGCGAACGGACTCAAACGTCGAAACCGGGATAGCGAACGTATGCACCTGATCTATGAAGTGGTGGAGTTCGTGGGGCGCTGGTCGATGATCGATGTGTTTGTCATTGCAGTCCTCTCTGCGCTGGTGCGTATCGGAGGATTAATGAATATCTACCCGGCAATTGGCGCGCTGATGTTCGCGCTGGTCGTCATAATGACCATGTTCTCAGCAACAACCTTTGATCCACGACTGTCGTGGGATCGGGAACCTGAATCAAGCCATGAGGAGTCGTAA
- the pqiC gene encoding membrane integrity-associated transporter subunit PqiC: MKKWLVLAAACLLAACSSGENKTYYQLPLATGVVQNTSATTNQRMLWVEQVSIPDFLAGNGVVYQTSDVQYVIASNNLWASPLDQQLRTTLVSNLSNQLPGWVVSSQPLASTQDTLNVSVTGFHGRYDGKVVVSGEWLLNHQGHLTKRPFHIEMAQQQDGYDAMVKVLAQAWSQEAASIAQTINRQP, translated from the coding sequence ATGAAAAAGTGGTTAGTTCTTGCTGCGGCCTGCCTGTTGGCGGCCTGCAGCAGCGGGGAAAATAAAACCTACTACCAGCTGCCGTTGGCTACGGGTGTAGTGCAAAACACTAGCGCCACCACCAACCAACGGATGTTGTGGGTTGAACAAGTCAGTATTCCTGACTTCCTCGCCGGCAACGGCGTGGTGTATCAGACCAGTGACGTGCAGTATGTGATTGCCAGTAACAATCTGTGGGCCAGCCCATTGGATCAGCAATTGCGTACTACGCTGGTTTCAAACCTCAGTAACCAGCTACCGGGATGGGTGGTCTCTTCGCAGCCATTAGCTAGCACTCAGGACACGCTAAACGTGTCTGTGACCGGCTTCCATGGTCGCTATGACGGGAAAGTCGTGGTAAGCGGTGAATGGTTGCTCAATCATCAAGGCCATCTGACTAAGCGCCCATTCCATATAGAAATGGCGCAGCAGCAGGATGGTTATGATGCCATGGTGAAAGTGTTAGCTCAGGCCTGGAGTCAGGAAGCGGCCTCTATTGCGCAAACCATCAATCGCCAACCATAA
- the pqiB gene encoding intermembrane transport protein PqiB translates to METKKGEANVQKVKNWSPVWIFPIVTALIGAWILFYHYSHQGPEVTLITTNAEGIEGGKTTIKSRSVDVGVVESTTLTDDLTHVEIKARLNSGMEKLLHKDSVFWVVKPQVGREGISGLGTLLSGAYIELQPGSKGSELDNYQLLDAPPLAPPDAKGIRVVLDSKKAGQLSPGDPVLFRGYRVGSVETSTFDPQNRNISYQLFISAPNDRLVTSNVRFWKDSGVAVDLTSAGMRVEMGSLATLFSGGVSFDVPEGVELGQPIAEKTEFKLYDDQKSIQDSLYTQHIDYLMFFKDSVRGLQVGAPVEFRGIRLGTVAQVPYFVPGLHQALTSDYRIPVKIQIEPERLAAQFGDSMDVRGHLPTLIERGLRGALKTGNLVTGALYIDLDFYPKEPLIKDLKAFDGVDIIPTVSGGLAQIQQRLMDTLDKFNNLPLTPMVQQATNTLSESQNTMRRLQTTLDNLNKITASQSAQQLPADMQKTLGELNRSMQGFQPGSAAYNKMVADMQRLDQVLRELQPVLKTLNEKSNALVFEAKDKKDPEPKRAK, encoded by the coding sequence ATGGAAACCAAGAAAGGGGAGGCGAACGTGCAGAAAGTGAAAAACTGGTCTCCCGTTTGGATCTTCCCGATTGTCACCGCGCTGATTGGCGCGTGGATCTTATTTTACCACTATAGCCATCAGGGGCCGGAGGTGACGCTTATCACCACCAATGCCGAAGGTATTGAAGGCGGTAAAACGACCATTAAAAGCCGCAGCGTAGACGTAGGTGTTGTGGAAAGTACCACCCTGACCGACGATCTGACGCACGTTGAGATTAAAGCGCGCCTGAACTCCGGAATGGAAAAACTGTTGCATAAGGACTCGGTGTTCTGGGTCGTGAAACCGCAGGTGGGACGCGAAGGGATCAGCGGGCTTGGCACGCTGCTGTCCGGCGCCTATATCGAATTGCAGCCGGGTTCGAAAGGTTCGGAACTGGACAATTACCAACTGCTCGATGCTCCGCCACTGGCCCCGCCGGATGCTAAAGGTATTCGCGTAGTGCTCGACAGCAAAAAAGCGGGCCAGCTGAGTCCGGGCGATCCCGTACTGTTCCGTGGCTATCGCGTGGGATCGGTGGAAACCAGCACCTTTGATCCGCAAAACCGCAATATCTCCTATCAACTGTTTATCAGCGCGCCGAACGATCGTCTGGTGACCAGTAACGTTCGCTTCTGGAAAGACAGCGGCGTAGCGGTCGATCTGACTTCTGCAGGGATGCGGGTTGAGATGGGGTCGTTGGCAACGTTGTTTAGCGGTGGCGTTAGCTTTGACGTACCGGAAGGTGTTGAGCTTGGTCAACCGATCGCCGAGAAGACTGAATTCAAACTCTACGATGACCAGAAAAGCATTCAGGATTCGCTGTATACCCAACACATTGACTATCTGATGTTCTTCAAAGATTCAGTGCGTGGTCTACAGGTGGGGGCTCCGGTTGAATTCCGCGGTATTCGTTTGGGCACCGTGGCACAGGTACCGTACTTTGTGCCTGGACTGCACCAGGCCCTGACCAGCGATTACCGTATTCCGGTCAAAATCCAGATTGAACCCGAGCGTCTCGCAGCCCAGTTTGGCGATAGCATGGATGTGCGCGGTCATCTGCCAACCTTGATTGAGCGTGGGCTACGCGGCGCGCTGAAAACCGGTAACCTGGTGACCGGTGCGCTGTATATAGACCTCGACTTCTATCCGAAAGAACCGTTGATAAAAGATCTGAAGGCGTTTGACGGCGTAGACATTATTCCGACCGTGAGCGGTGGCCTTGCGCAGATCCAACAACGTTTGATGGATACGCTGGATAAATTCAACAACCTGCCGTTAACGCCAATGGTTCAGCAAGCGACTAATACGCTAAGCGAGAGTCAGAACACTATGCGCCGCCTGCAAACGACGCTGGATAATCTGAATAAGATAACCGCTAGCCAGTCTGCGCAGCAGTTGCCTGCGGATATGCAGAAAACGCTAGGCGAACTTAACCGCAGTATGCAGGGCTTCCAACCGGGCTCCGCGGCCTATAACAAAATGGTCGCAGATATGCAGCGTCTGGATCAGGTTCTGCGTGAGTTGCAGCCTGTGCTGAAAACGTTGAATGAGAAGAGCAACGCGCTGGTATTTGAAGCGAAGGATAAAAAAGATCCAGAGCCTAAGAGGGCGAAATAA
- the fabA gene encoding bifunctional 3-hydroxydecanoyl-ACP dehydratase/trans-2-decenoyl-ACP isomerase yields the protein MVDKRESYTKEDLLASGRGELFGAKGPQLPAPSMLMMDRVVKMTETGGNFDKGYVEAELDINPDLWFFGCHFIGDPVMPGCLGLDAMWQLVGFYLGWLGGEGKGRALGVGEVKFTGQVLPTAKKVTYRIHFKRIVNRRLIMGLADGEVLVDGRLIYTANDLKVGLFQDTSAF from the coding sequence ATGGTAGATAAACGCGAATCCTATACGAAAGAAGACCTTCTTGCCTCTGGTCGCGGTGAACTGTTCGGCGCGAAAGGCCCACAGTTACCGGCACCTAGTATGCTGATGATGGATCGTGTCGTTAAAATGACCGAAACCGGCGGCAACTTTGACAAGGGTTATGTTGAAGCTGAGCTCGATATCAATCCGGACCTGTGGTTCTTCGGTTGCCACTTTATCGGTGATCCTGTTATGCCTGGTTGTCTGGGTCTGGATGCGATGTGGCAGCTGGTTGGTTTCTACCTCGGCTGGCTGGGTGGCGAAGGCAAAGGCCGTGCGCTCGGCGTAGGTGAAGTGAAATTCACCGGCCAGGTTCTGCCAACGGCGAAGAAAGTGACCTACCGTATTCACTTCAAACGCATCGTTAACCGTCGTCTGATCATGGGTCTGGCTGATGGTGAAGTACTGGTTGACGGCCGTCTGATCTACACTGCAAACGACCTGAAAGTGGGTCTGTTCCAGGACACTTCTGCATTCTAA
- the matP gene encoding macrodomain Ter protein MatP, producing the protein MKYQQLENLESGWKWKYLVKKHREGESITRYIEASAAQEAVDVLHKLEHEPVQVNDWIAQHINPQLVNRMKQTIRARRKRHFNAEHQHTRKKSIDLEFVVWQRLAGLAQRRGKTLSETIVQLIEDAENKEKYATKMSSLKQDLEAMLGKEK; encoded by the coding sequence ATGAAATATCAACAACTGGAAAATCTTGAAAGCGGTTGGAAGTGGAAATATCTGGTGAAAAAGCACCGGGAAGGCGAATCCATTACCCGCTACATTGAAGCCAGCGCCGCACAAGAAGCGGTCGATGTTTTGCATAAGCTGGAGCATGAACCCGTTCAGGTTAATGACTGGATTGCTCAGCATATCAACCCGCAGCTGGTGAATCGCATGAAACAGACGATTCGTGCACGCCGTAAGCGCCATTTCAATGCCGAGCATCAACATACCCGCAAGAAATCAATCGATCTGGAGTTTGTTGTCTGGCAACGATTGGCGGGTCTTGCTCAGCGTCGTGGTAAGACGTTGTCTGAGACTATCGTGCAGTTGATTGAAGATGCCGAAAATAAAGAGAAATATGCCACCAAGATGTCCAGCCTTAAGCAGGATCTTGAGGCTATGTTAGGTAAAGAAAAGTAG
- the ompA gene encoding porin OmpA, with translation MKKTAIAIAVALAGFASVAQAAPQDNTWYAGGKLGWSQFHDTGWYQSDLNNNGSTHNSQLGAGAFGGYQVNPYVGFEMGYDWLGRMEYTGSQTNGALKAQGVQLTAKLGYPITDDLDIYTRLGGMVWRADSSNNIAGDHHDTGVSPVFAGGVEWAMTRDIATRLEYQWVNNIGDANSVGVRPDNGMLSVGVSYRFGQQDAAAPVVAPAPAPAPEVQTKHFTLKSDVLFTFNKSTLKPEGKQALDQMYSQLSNLDPKDGSVVVLGFTDRIGSDAYNQGLSEKRAQSVVDYLVSKGIPSDKISARGMGEANPVTGNTCDGVKAKAALIDCLAPDRRVEIEVKGSKDVVTQPQA, from the coding sequence ATGAAAAAGACAGCTATCGCGATTGCAGTGGCACTGGCAGGCTTCGCTTCTGTAGCGCAGGCCGCTCCGCAAGACAACACCTGGTATGCTGGTGGTAAACTGGGTTGGTCCCAGTTCCATGACACTGGCTGGTACCAGAGTGACCTGAACAACAACGGTTCAACCCACAACAGCCAGCTGGGCGCAGGCGCCTTCGGTGGTTATCAGGTTAACCCGTATGTTGGTTTCGAAATGGGTTACGACTGGCTGGGCCGTATGGAATATACCGGTAGCCAGACTAACGGTGCTCTGAAAGCTCAAGGCGTTCAGCTGACCGCTAAACTGGGTTACCCAATCACTGACGATCTGGACATCTACACCCGTCTGGGTGGTATGGTTTGGCGTGCAGACTCCAGCAACAACATCGCTGGCGATCACCACGACACCGGCGTTTCCCCAGTATTCGCTGGCGGCGTTGAATGGGCAATGACCCGTGACATCGCTACCCGTCTGGAATACCAGTGGGTTAACAACATCGGCGACGCAAACAGCGTTGGCGTACGTCCAGACAACGGCATGCTGAGCGTAGGTGTTTCCTACCGTTTCGGCCAGCAGGATGCAGCAGCTCCAGTAGTTGCTCCAGCTCCAGCTCCAGCGCCAGAAGTACAGACCAAACACTTCACCCTGAAGTCTGACGTTCTGTTCACCTTCAACAAATCTACCCTGAAACCAGAAGGTAAGCAGGCTCTGGACCAGATGTACAGCCAGCTGAGCAACCTGGATCCGAAAGACGGTTCCGTAGTGGTTCTGGGCTTCACTGACCGCATCGGTTCTGACGCTTACAACCAGGGTCTGTCTGAGAAACGTGCACAGTCCGTAGTTGATTACCTGGTATCTAAAGGTATCCCTTCAGACAAAATCTCTGCACGTGGCATGGGCGAAGCTAACCCAGTTACTGGCAACACCTGCGACGGCGTGAAAGCGAAAGCTGCGCTGATCGATTGCCTGGCACCAGATCGTCGCGTAGAGATCGAAGTTAAAGGCAGCAAAGACGTTGTAACTCAGCCACAGGCTTAA
- the sulA gene encoding SOS-induced cell division inhibitor SulA → MYTSGVVNRSSAAAVNTASQTYTPVENTSAALISEVLYREDQPMMAQMLLLPLLQQLGQQSRWQLWLTPQQKLSREWVQSSGLPLTKVMQLRQMSPCDMLDSMVRALRTGNYSVVIGWLTEELSSDEHARLLSAAEEGNSMVFIMRPVQSTSHPTGQFNGLKIHSNLYH, encoded by the coding sequence CGTTCTTCCGCGGCTGCCGTCAACACGGCTTCACAGACCTATACCCCGGTAGAAAATACTTCTGCCGCTTTAATCAGCGAAGTGCTCTATCGCGAAGATCAGCCCATGATGGCGCAGATGTTACTGCTACCATTACTTCAACAACTGGGGCAACAATCGCGCTGGCAGCTGTGGCTCACCCCGCAGCAAAAACTGAGCCGTGAGTGGGTACAGTCGTCTGGCCTACCATTAACCAAAGTTATGCAGCTGCGCCAGATGTCACCGTGCGACATGCTTGATTCGATGGTTCGTGCATTGCGCACTGGAAATTATAGTGTTGTTATTGGCTGGTTGACGGAAGAATTGTCATCAGATGAGCATGCTCGTTTATTAAGCGCCGCCGAAGAAGGGAACTCGATGGTGTTCATTATGCGACCAGTTCAGTCGACTTCTCACCCCACTGGACAATTTAATGGGCTAAAAATTCACTCAAATTTGTACCATTAA
- a CDS encoding AAA family ATPase, producing the protein MTINTLSRRFLAPATEAFQALFAQPELASENETLFSELQARLHYALEQFLHPQGISPFLLVKAPEEKEYLQLLTQTIDTLRDNDGSAVTGVSYQVNGSKVSMTPAQSLDDNFASNSPVIFADWVEAEQLFGCVRQFNGEISLQPGLVHQANGGILILSLRTLMAQPLLWMRLKNQVMQQRFDWLTFDDARPLPVSIPSMPLTLKVVLMGDRDSLADLQEMEPELAETSLYSEFEDNLQIADEETLKQWCQWVWSVAREKSLPGLTPDAWPLLMQEGARDTGDQEIMPLCPLWIARQLREAAPFTESDRIDAEQLKTMLMQRQWREGFLAERMQDEILLEQILIETEGECIGQINALSVIDFPGHPRPFGEPSRISCVVHVGDGEFIDVERKAELGGNLHAKGMMLMQAFLMAELDLDQQLPFSASLTFEQSYSEVDGDSASMAELCALISALANVPINQSIAMTGSVDQFGRAQPIGGLNEKIEGFFAICAQRGLTGKQGVIIPSANVRHLSLATEVQEAVEAGEFSIWAIDDIGDALPLLTQLNWDGEGQTLLQTIQERIAQATQQEPRYRYPWPLRWLNRSQSN; encoded by the coding sequence TTGACTATAAATACTCTTTCCCGGCGCTTTCTCGCCCCCGCGACTGAAGCATTTCAGGCGCTATTTGCCCAGCCTGAGCTGGCCTCAGAAAACGAAACCTTATTCAGCGAGCTTCAGGCGCGTTTACACTATGCGCTGGAGCAGTTTTTACATCCGCAGGGCATCTCCCCTTTCCTACTGGTTAAAGCACCAGAAGAAAAAGAGTATCTCCAGTTGCTTACGCAGACCATCGACACTCTGCGAGATAACGATGGTTCAGCAGTAACTGGCGTCAGTTATCAGGTGAACGGCAGTAAAGTCAGCATGACGCCTGCCCAAAGTCTTGACGATAACTTTGCCAGCAACAGCCCTGTCATTTTTGCCGACTGGGTAGAAGCCGAACAGTTATTTGGCTGCGTACGCCAGTTTAACGGTGAAATTAGCCTTCAGCCGGGCCTGGTGCATCAGGCCAATGGCGGCATCCTCATACTGTCTCTGCGTACACTCATGGCGCAACCGTTGCTGTGGATGCGCCTGAAGAATCAGGTTATGCAGCAACGTTTTGACTGGCTGACATTTGATGACGCACGCCCCCTGCCGGTGAGTATCCCCTCCATGCCACTGACATTGAAAGTGGTCTTAATGGGTGACAGGGATTCTCTGGCGGACCTCCAGGAGATGGAACCCGAGCTTGCAGAAACCTCTTTGTATAGCGAGTTTGAAGATAACCTGCAAATCGCCGACGAAGAGACACTTAAGCAATGGTGTCAGTGGGTCTGGAGTGTCGCGCGCGAAAAATCGTTACCGGGTCTCACCCCTGATGCATGGCCGCTGCTGATGCAAGAAGGTGCTCGCGACACGGGCGACCAGGAAATTATGCCGTTGTGCCCGCTGTGGATTGCTCGTCAGCTTCGTGAAGCCGCTCCGTTTACTGAGAGTGACCGTATCGATGCTGAACAGCTGAAAACCATGCTGATGCAGCGTCAGTGGCGTGAAGGCTTCCTTGCTGAACGTATGCAGGATGAAATTCTGCTTGAGCAAATTTTGATTGAAACCGAAGGTGAATGCATCGGCCAGATCAATGCCCTGTCAGTGATTGATTTCCCAGGCCATCCCCGTCCGTTCGGTGAACCTTCACGTATTTCCTGCGTGGTACACGTTGGCGACGGCGAGTTTATCGATGTGGAACGCAAAGCTGAACTAGGCGGTAATCTGCACGCCAAAGGCATGATGTTGATGCAAGCCTTCTTAATGGCCGAACTCGATCTGGACCAACAACTGCCGTTCTCTGCATCGTTGACCTTTGAGCAATCGTACAGTGAAGTGGATGGCGATAGCGCCTCCATGGCCGAGCTATGCGCGCTGATTAGCGCCCTGGCTAACGTCCCGATTAATCAAAGCATCGCGATGACCGGTTCCGTCGATCAGTTTGGCCGCGCCCAACCGATTGGTGGTCTTAATGAAAAAATCGAAGGATTCTTCGCCATCTGTGCCCAGCGTGGGCTGACCGGTAAGCAAGGGGTGATTATCCCTTCTGCTAACGTACGTCATTTGAGTCTCGCCACTGAGGTTCAGGAAGCGGTAGAAGCCGGTGAATTCTCCATCTGGGCTATCGATGACATCGGTGATGCGTTACCGCTACTGACACAGCTTAACTGGGATGGTGAAGGTCAGACGCTGTTGCAAACTATTCAGGAACGCATTGCACAAGCCACGCAGCAGGAGCCTCGCTACCGCTATCCGTGGCCGTTACGCTGGTTAAACCGTTCACAATCCAACTGA